In Helianthus annuus cultivar XRQ/B chromosome 8, HanXRQr2.0-SUNRISE, whole genome shotgun sequence, a single genomic region encodes these proteins:
- the LOC110869777 gene encoding DNA ligase 1-like, translating to MKKENRGYGDGQESDRTTPRSREFAEWKQEILMKLEHEIELLERESEGRQGETGEFENPMSSELILQETGESKKKDEEHEKDNAKKTEDDDKGKEDKENREKEREWEWLKEKENREKERGTKEDYKEDHGKEKDDEDAKETWNDHKEEEEENTGDNRSPTPVMKKKIDKNHNGLFFKDDTKIHDTKKRQIENESLIKRRKSAASVFDRNETVKQEKGMKRTVALIRQAKKRYCDRNRTFSDG from the coding sequence ATGAAGAAGGAAAACAGGGGATATGGAGACGGACAAGAATCTGACCGCACGACTCCGCGATCACGCGAGTTTGCAGAATGGAAGCAAGAGATTCTAATGAAATTAGAACACGAAATCGAATTATTAGAACGAGAATCAGAAGGGAGACAAGGAGAAACAGGGGAGTTTGAGAATCCGATGTCATCGGAATTGATTCTTCAAGAAACAGGGGAATCCAAGAAGAAAGACGAAGAACATGAAAAAGATAATGCAAAGAAAACAGAGGACGATGATAAAGGAAAAGAAGATAAAGAGAACAGAGAGAAGGAACGTGAATGGGAATGGTTGAAAGAGAAAGAGAACCGAGAGAAGGAGAGAGGGACGAAAGAAGATTACAAGGAAGATCACGGAAAAGAAAAGGATGATGAAGATGCAAAGGAAACATGGAATGATCAtaaagaagaagaggaagagaacACAGGGGATAACCGGTCACCGACACcggttatgaaaaaaaaaatagacaaGAATCATAATGGATTGTTCTTCAAAGATGATACGAAAATTCATGATACAAAGAAAAGGCAAATTGAAAATGAATCTTTGATCAAAAGAAGGAAATCGGCAGCCTCTGTTTTTGATAGAAATGAAACAGTGAAACAAGAAAAAGGAATGAAAAGAACAGTGGCACTTATTCGACAAGCAAAGAAAAGATATTGCGACAGAAACAGGACTTTTAGCGACGGATGA
- the LOC110872477 gene encoding G-type lectin S-receptor-like serine/threonine-protein kinase At4g27290, translating into MEDHSTYLFFIIVFILLQSDCAELDTISANQVITYGKTIISSGKMFELGFFSPGNSKNQYLGIWYKKISTGTVVWVANRETPVTDNSGMFKVSNNGNLMILSGGNTVVWLSNSTGSECSNNPAVVQLMDTGNLIVWCRDKNSAKQNLIWQSFDYPGDTFLPGMKFGKDLVTGIERTMTCWKSPDDPSPGLYKLNVDTNGYPQILGWRGPTLMSRPGPWNGLGFSGYPTEIPNKIFTFEFVFNEKEIYYKYEIISSVLRRNVLTWDGKTLILHWIERTQEWIVYADVEVDGCSRFALCGPYGICNINKHPPCTCMDGFKPRIPEEWDASDWSSGCQRKKPLNCGNGDGDWFRKIAGVKVPDTRRSWYNVSMSLGECETTCKRNCSCTGYGNLDVRNGGSGCLLWFDEMMDTREYDANDQDIYIRMAASELEGRMDSQSGFNKNKGILMLVLLTSSVVLLLFGVAYACIKKKKRPHLKGTRNWYVLDENDSRLQIEHLDELTVFSLSEVARATSNFSVSNKIGEGGFGPVYKGMLIDGTEIAVKRLSETSQQGLDEFKNEVICIAKLQHRNLVKLLGYSIYRNELMLIYEYMTNKSLDFYLFDETRSLTLDWSQRFNIIHGIARGILYLHQDSCLQIIHRDLKAANILLDSDMNPKISDFGLARRFVGHDTIAKTKKVVGTHGYISPEYAVHGRISIKTDVFSYGVLVLEIVSGMKNREFSHDDHHDNLLGHAWRLYKEGRSIELMSASLHASCVVSEVLRSIHVALLCVQHHAEDRPTMLSVVLMLVSNGSLPEPKQPAFFSEESSYEHDSIQSVDERTITLTFAR; encoded by the exons ATGGAGGATCATTCCACATATCTATTCTTCATTATTGTTTTTATCTTACTCCAATCAGATTGTGCTGAACTAGACACCATATCTGCAAATCAAGTAATAACATATGGTAAAACTATTATTTCTAGTGGGAAGATGTTTGAACTGGGTTTTTTTAGCCCGGGAAACTCCAAGAACCAGTACTTGGGGATATGGTACAAGAAGATATCAACTGGTACTGTTGTTTGGGTTGCTAACAGGGAGACGCCAGTTACTGACAACTCGGGCATGTTCAAAGTCAGTAACAACGGAAACCTTATGATTCTCAGTGGCGGTAACACTGTGGTCTGGTTATCCAATTCAACGGGATCTGAGTGCAGTAATAATCCGGCGGTGGTCCAGCTTATGGATACAGGAAATCTTATTGTTTGGTGCAGGGATAAAAACAGCGCTAAGCAAAACCTGATCTGGCAAAGTTTTGATTATCCTGGTGACACATTTCTACCAGGAATGAAGTTTGGGAAGGATTTGGTAACTGGAATAGAGAGAACCATGACATGTTGGAAGAGTCCGGATGATCCTTCCCCTGGTTTGTACAAACTTAACGTAGATACAAACGGATATCCACAAATATTAGGGTGGCGAGGTCCAACTTTAATGTCAAGACCGGGACCTTGGAATGGTCTTGGGTTTAGTGGTTATCCTACCGAGATACCAAATAAAATTTTCACATTCGAGTTTGTTTTTAATGAGAAGGAAATTTATTATAAATACGAAATTATAAGTTCTGTTCTTCGGAGGAACGTTTTGACATGGGATGGAAAAACTTTGATTTTGCATTGGATTGAGAGAACTCAAGAGTGGATTGTGTATGCAGACGTTGAAGTAGATGGTTGTAGTCGGTTTGCACTCTGTGGTCCCTATGGAATCTGTAACATTAACAAGCATCCACCTTGTACCTGTATGGATGGTTTTAAACCAAGAATTCCAGAAGAATGGGATGCATCTGATTGGTCAAGTGGGTGTCAACGCAAAAAGCCGTTGAATTGTGGGAATGGAGATGGGGATTGGTTTCGGAAAATTGCAGGAGTGAAAGTACCAGATACACGAAGGTCATGGTATAATGTGAGCATGTCCCTTGGAGAATGTGAGACGACTTGCAAAAGGAATTGTTCTTGTACAGGTTATGGAAATTTAGATGTAAGAAATGGTGGGAGTGGATGTTTGCTATGGTTTGATGAGATGATGGACACTAGAGAGTATGATGCAAATGATCAAGATATTTACATAAGAATGGCAGCCTCTGAGTTAGAAG GCCGTATGGATTCCCAGTCCGGTTTTAACAAAAACAAAGGAATACTTATGCTGGTGCTTTTAACTTCGTCAGTTGTGCTACTTCTGTTTGGAGTAGCATATGCTTgtataaagaaaaagaaaaggccTCACCTGAAGGGAACAA GAAACTGGTATGTGCTTGATGAAAATGATTCACGTCTGCAGATAGAACACCTTGATGAATTAACAGTTTTTAGCCTGAGTGAAGTAGCCAGGGCCACAAGTAACTTCAGCGTCTCCAATAAGATTGGAGAAGGTGGCTTTGGCCCTGTTTACAAG GGTATGTTGATAGATGGAACTGAAATAGCTGTTAAGCGGCTCTCAGAAACATCACAACAAGGGCTTGATGAGTTCAAAAATGAAGTCATTTGTATTGCAAAGCTTCAGCATCGGAATCTTGTGAAGCTTCTTGGATACAGCATTTATAGAAATGAACTGATGTTGATTTATGAATACATGACTAACAAAAGCTTGGACTTTTACCTCTTCG ATGAAACTAGAAGTTTGACGCTTGACTGGTCTCAACGATTTAATATAATACATGGGATAGCTCGCGGCATTCTGTATCTACATCAAGATTCCTGCCTTCAAATTATCCATAGGGATCTTAAGGCGGCCAATATATTGCTCGACAGTGATATGAATCCAAAAATATCTGACTTTGGTCTTGCAAGAAGGTTTGTTGGACATGATACCATTGCTAAGACCAAGAAAGTGGTCGGAACACA TGGTTACATTTCTCCTGAGTACGCAGTACACGGGCGTATCTCTATAAAGACAGATGTATTTAGTTATGGTGTTTTGGTCTTGGAGATAGTGAGTGGGATGAAAAACAGAGAATTCTCTCATGATGACCACCATGACAACCTTCTTGGACAt GCATGGAGACTGTATAAAGAAGGAAGGTCCATAGAATTAATGAGTGCATCTTTACATGCTTCATGTGTCGTCTCTGAAGTACTAAGATCAATACATGTAGCGTTATTATGTGTGCAACATCATGCGGAAGATAGGCCAACTATGTTGTCAGTGGTTCTAATGCTGGTTAGTAACGGATCATTGCCAGAACCAAAACAACCTGCTTTTTTCAGTGAAGAGAGTTCTTATGAACATGATTCTATCCAATCAGTTGATGAACGCACCATAACACTAACGTTTGCTCGATAG